One window from the genome of Thermus sediminis encodes:
- the rocF gene encoding arginase: MERVAVVGVPMDLGAGRRGVDMGPSALRYARLLEGIEALGFAVEDLGNVRVPLAETLRGRKGPYLEEVRQAALELKERLKALPEGVFPIVLGGDHSLSMGSVSGVVQRRLGVVWVDAHADFNTPETSPSGNVHGMPLAVLTGLGHARLTEAFRAVDPEDVVLIGVRSVDPGEARLLEELGVRVYTMHEVDRLGMARIAEEVLERLSDLPLHVSLDADALDPTLAPGVGTPVPGGLTYREAHLLMEILALSGRVQSLDLVEVNPILDERNRTAEMMVGLALSLLGKRIL, translated from the coding sequence ATGGAACGCGTGGCCGTGGTGGGCGTGCCCATGGACCTGGGGGCGGGGCGGCGCGGGGTGGACATGGGGCCTTCTGCCCTCCGTTACGCCAGGCTTCTTGAGGGGATTGAAGCCCTGGGCTTCGCTGTAGAGGACCTGGGAAACGTACGGGTGCCCCTGGCGGAGACCTTGCGGGGGAGGAAGGGGCCTTACCTAGAGGAGGTCCGCCAGGCGGCCTTGGAGCTCAAGGAAAGGCTCAAGGCCCTGCCCGAGGGGGTCTTCCCCATTGTCCTCGGGGGGGATCACTCCCTTTCCATGGGCTCGGTGTCCGGGGTGGTCCAAAGGCGGCTTGGGGTCGTCTGGGTGGACGCCCACGCCGACTTCAACACCCCGGAGACCAGCCCCTCCGGAAACGTCCACGGCATGCCCCTGGCGGTGCTCACGGGCTTGGGGCATGCCCGCCTCACGGAGGCTTTCCGGGCGGTGGACCCTGAGGACGTGGTCCTCATCGGGGTCAGAAGCGTGGACCCGGGGGAGGCCCGCCTCCTCGAGGAGCTGGGGGTTCGGGTCTACACCATGCACGAGGTGGACCGCTTGGGGATGGCCCGCATCGCCGAGGAGGTCCTGGAGCGCCTTTCCGACCTTCCCCTCCACGTTTCCTTGGACGCCGATGCCCTGGACCCCACCCTAGCCCCAGGGGTGGGCACCCCGGTGCCCGGGGGCCTCACCTACCGGGAGGCCCACCTCCTCATGGAGATCCTCGCCCTCTCCGGCCGGGTGCAAAGCCTGGACCTGGTGGAGGTGAACCCCATCCTGGACGAGAGAAACCGCACCGCCGAGATGATGGTGGGCCTGGCCCTGAGCCTCTTGGGTAAGCGGATTCTATAA
- a CDS encoding complex I subunit 4 family protein, producing the protein MVILAILLPILFGTLLLLGLPRTLGVLGAGLAFLLNLFLFLNHPGGVAYEVRAPLLPQAGVYWAFGLDGLAALFFVTIGLTVFLGALVAQVEGRFLGLALLMEGLLLALFAAQDLLVFYLFFEAALIPAFLMLLFYGGEGRLRALYTFLLFTLAGSLPMLAAILAVKALGGSPTFLLEDLLAHPVGGGAALLVFLGFALAFAIKTPLFPLHAWLPLFHQENHPSGLADALGTLYKVGVFAFFRFAIPLAPEGFAQVQGLLLFLSALSALYGAWLAFAAKDFKALLAYAGLSHMGMAALGVFSGTEEGALGGLYLLAASGVYTGGLFLLAGRLYARTRTLEIGRFRGLAQSAPGMAALALFLFLAMVGLPGLSGFPGEFLTLLGIYKASPWLATLAFLSVIASAAYALTAFQKTFWEEATWSLDDLKGAEWGFAVLSVLALVLMGVFPGFFLEGLKPLAEAFVRILGGGA; encoded by the coding sequence GTGGTAATCCTGGCCATCCTCCTACCCATTCTCTTCGGAACGCTCCTCCTTTTGGGGCTTCCCCGGACCCTGGGGGTCTTGGGGGCGGGCCTCGCCTTCCTCCTCAACCTCTTCCTCTTCCTGAACCATCCTGGCGGCGTGGCTTACGAGGTAAGGGCCCCCCTCCTGCCCCAGGCGGGGGTCTACTGGGCCTTCGGGCTAGACGGGCTTGCCGCCCTCTTCTTCGTCACCATCGGGCTCACCGTCTTCCTGGGAGCCCTGGTGGCCCAGGTGGAAGGGCGTTTCCTAGGCCTCGCTCTCCTCATGGAAGGGCTCCTCCTCGCCCTCTTCGCCGCCCAGGACCTCCTCGTCTTCTACCTCTTCTTTGAGGCGGCCCTGATCCCCGCCTTCCTCATGCTCCTCTTCTACGGGGGCGAAGGGCGGCTTAGGGCCCTTTACACCTTCCTCCTCTTTACCCTGGCGGGGTCTTTGCCCATGCTAGCGGCCATCCTTGCGGTGAAGGCCCTGGGAGGGAGCCCCACCTTCCTCCTCGAGGACCTCCTGGCCCACCCGGTGGGGGGCGGGGCTGCTCTCCTCGTCTTCCTGGGCTTCGCCCTGGCCTTCGCCATCAAGACCCCCCTCTTCCCCCTGCACGCCTGGCTTCCCCTCTTCCACCAGGAGAACCACCCCTCGGGCCTGGCGGACGCCCTGGGGACGCTCTACAAGGTGGGGGTCTTCGCCTTCTTCCGCTTCGCCATCCCCCTGGCCCCCGAGGGCTTCGCCCAAGTCCAGGGGCTCCTCCTTTTCCTCTCGGCGCTTTCCGCCCTCTACGGGGCCTGGCTGGCCTTTGCCGCCAAGGACTTCAAGGCCCTCCTGGCCTACGCCGGGCTTTCCCACATGGGGATGGCTGCCTTGGGGGTCTTCTCCGGGACGGAGGAGGGGGCCTTGGGCGGGCTCTACCTCTTGGCGGCAAGCGGCGTCTACACCGGGGGGCTCTTCCTCCTGGCGGGGAGGCTTTACGCCAGGACCCGCACCCTGGAGATCGGCCGCTTCCGGGGCTTGGCGCAAAGCGCTCCTGGGATGGCCGCCTTGGCCCTCTTCCTCTTCCTGGCCATGGTGGGCCTGCCCGGGCTTTCCGGCTTTCCCGGGGAGTTCTTGACCCTCCTGGGGATCTACAAGGCCAGCCCCTGGCTCGCCACCTTGGCCTTCCTCTCCGTGATTGCCTCCGCCGCCTACGCCCTCACCGCTTTCCAGAAGACCTTCTGGGAGGAGGCCACCTGGTCCCTGGATGACCTCAAGGGGGCAGAGTGGGGCTTCGCCGTCCTTAGCGTCTTGGCCTTGGTCCTCATGGGGGTCTTCCCCGGTTTCTTCTTGGAGGGCCTGAAGCCCCTGGCGGAGGCCTTTGTCCGGATCCTTGGAGGTGGCGCATGA
- a CDS encoding NADH-quinone oxidoreductase subunit J family protein: MSLLEGLATLLLLVSGALVVTLRNAIHAALALILNFLVLAGVYVALDARFLGLIQIIVYAGAIVVLFLFVVMLLFAAQEAVGFDPLVGSRPLAALLALGVAGLLLSGLFGLGLVFGKDLQGGLPQALGPLLYGEWLFVLLAVGFLLMVATVVAVVLVEPSRPPGAPKPQEKEKEVSR; the protein is encoded by the coding sequence ATGAGTTTGCTAGAAGGTCTGGCCACGCTTCTCCTCCTCGTTAGCGGGGCCTTGGTGGTGACCCTAAGGAACGCCATCCACGCCGCCTTGGCCCTCATCCTGAACTTCCTGGTCCTGGCTGGGGTCTACGTAGCCCTGGACGCCCGCTTCCTAGGCCTGATCCAGATCATCGTCTACGCCGGGGCCATCGTGGTCCTCTTCCTCTTCGTAGTCATGCTCCTCTTCGCCGCCCAAGAGGCGGTGGGCTTTGACCCCTTGGTGGGCTCTAGGCCCTTGGCCGCTCTCCTGGCCCTGGGCGTGGCGGGCCTCCTCCTTTCGGGGCTCTTTGGGCTTGGGCTCGTTTTTGGGAAAGACCTCCAAGGCGGCCTGCCCCAGGCCTTGGGCCCCCTCCTCTACGGGGAATGGCTCTTTGTCCTCCTCGCAGTGGGCTTCCTCCTCATGGTGGCCACGGTGGTGGCTGTGGTCCTGGTGGAGCCCAGTAGGCCCCCTGGGGCCCCAAAACCTCAGGAGAAGGAAAAGGAGGTCTCGCGATGA
- a CDS encoding beta-ketoacyl-ACP synthase III gives MSGILALGAYVPQRVMKNEAFEAYLDTSDEWIVTRTGIRERRIAAPEEYTSDLAFRAVEDLLRRHPGALEGVDGVIVATNTPDALFPDTAALVQARFGLKAFAYDLLAGCPGFVYALAQAHALVEAGLSRKVLVIGAEALSKILDWNDRATAVLFGDAGGAAVVGKVREGYGFRSFVLGADGTGARELHHACVAPRLPDGTSMGKRLHMNGREVFKFAVRVMNTATLEAIEKAGLTPEAIKVFVPHQANLRIIDAARERLGLPWERVVVNVDRYGNTSTASIPLALQEAVDEGRIGEGDHVLLVSFGAGLTWAAAVLTWGGA, from the coding sequence ATGAGCGGCATCCTGGCCCTGGGGGCCTACGTGCCCCAAAGGGTGATGAAAAACGAGGCCTTTGAGGCCTACCTGGACACCTCCGACGAGTGGATCGTGACCCGCACGGGGATCCGGGAAAGGCGGATCGCCGCCCCTGAGGAGTACACCTCGGACCTGGCCTTCAGGGCGGTGGAAGACCTCCTCCGGCGCCACCCCGGGGCCCTCGAGGGCGTGGACGGGGTCATCGTGGCCACCAACACCCCGGATGCCCTCTTCCCCGACACCGCCGCCTTGGTCCAGGCCCGCTTCGGCCTGAAGGCCTTCGCCTACGACCTCCTGGCGGGCTGCCCCGGCTTCGTCTACGCCCTGGCCCAGGCCCACGCCCTGGTGGAGGCGGGGCTTTCCCGGAAGGTCTTGGTGATCGGGGCCGAGGCCCTCTCCAAGATCCTGGACTGGAACGACCGGGCCACCGCCGTCCTCTTCGGGGACGCAGGGGGCGCGGCCGTGGTGGGGAAGGTGCGGGAGGGCTACGGCTTCCGCTCCTTCGTCCTGGGGGCGGACGGCACGGGGGCCAGAGAGCTCCACCACGCCTGTGTGGCCCCCAGGCTTCCCGATGGCACCTCTATGGGAAAGCGCCTCCACATGAACGGCCGCGAGGTCTTCAAGTTCGCGGTGCGGGTGATGAACACCGCCACCCTCGAGGCCATAGAGAAGGCGGGCCTCACCCCCGAGGCCATCAAGGTCTTCGTGCCCCACCAGGCCAACCTGCGCATCATTGACGCCGCCCGGGAGCGCCTGGGCCTCCCCTGGGAACGGGTGGTGGTGAACGTGGACCGCTACGGGAACACCTCCACGGCCTCCATCCCCTTAGCCCTCCAGGAGGCGGTGGACGAGGGGCGCATAGGGGAGGGCGACCACGTCCTCCTGGTCTCCTTCGGGGCCGGGCTCACCTGGGCCGCCGCGGTCCTCACCTGGGGAGGTGCCTGA
- the nuoH gene encoding NADH-quinone oxidoreductase subunit NuoH: MVALKALLVVIGLLTAFAFMTLIERRLLARFQVRLGPNRVGPGGLFQPIADAIKSIFKEDIVVAQADRVLFVLAPLISVVFALLAFGAIPFGPPGSFFGYQPWVINLDLGLLYLFAVSEMAIYGIFLAGWASGSKYSLLGSLRSSASLISYELSLGAALLAPVLLVGSLNLNDIVNWQKENGWLFLYAFPVFLIYAIAALAEAARTPFDLPEAEQELVGGYHTEYSSIKWALFQMAEYIHLITASALIPTLFLGGWTMPFLEVPYLWMFVKIAFFLFLFIWIRATWFRLRYDQLIRFGWGFLFPVALVWFLVTALVVALGLPKVYLLYLSALSFLVLLGALLYSPKPVRKGGGA, encoded by the coding sequence ATGGTGGCCCTGAAGGCCCTCTTGGTGGTCATCGGCCTCCTCACCGCCTTCGCCTTCATGACCCTCATTGAGAGGAGGCTTTTGGCCCGCTTCCAAGTCCGCTTGGGCCCGAACCGGGTGGGGCCAGGGGGGCTTTTCCAGCCCATCGCCGACGCCATCAAGAGCATCTTCAAGGAAGACATCGTGGTGGCGCAGGCGGACAGGGTCCTCTTTGTCCTCGCCCCCCTGATCAGCGTGGTCTTCGCCCTTCTGGCCTTCGGGGCCATCCCCTTCGGACCCCCAGGGAGCTTTTTCGGCTACCAGCCCTGGGTCATCAACCTGGACCTGGGCCTCCTCTACCTCTTCGCCGTGAGCGAGATGGCCATCTACGGCATCTTCCTGGCGGGCTGGGCCTCGGGGAGCAAGTACAGCCTCCTTGGGTCCCTCCGCTCCTCCGCAAGCCTCATCTCTTACGAGCTGAGCCTAGGGGCCGCCCTTCTTGCCCCCGTCCTCCTGGTGGGGAGCCTGAACCTCAACGACATCGTCAACTGGCAAAAGGAGAACGGCTGGCTCTTCCTCTACGCCTTTCCCGTCTTCCTGATCTACGCCATCGCCGCCCTGGCCGAGGCCGCCCGTACCCCCTTTGACCTTCCCGAGGCGGAGCAGGAGCTGGTGGGCGGGTACCACACGGAGTACAGCTCCATCAAGTGGGCCCTCTTCCAGATGGCGGAGTACATCCACCTCATCACCGCGAGCGCCCTCATCCCCACCCTCTTCCTGGGGGGCTGGACCATGCCCTTCCTGGAGGTCCCCTACCTCTGGATGTTCGTGAAGATCGCCTTCTTCCTCTTCCTCTTCATCTGGATCCGGGCCACTTGGTTCCGCTTGCGCTATGACCAGCTCATCCGCTTCGGCTGGGGCTTCCTCTTCCCCGTGGCCCTGGTCTGGTTTTTGGTCACCGCCCTGGTGGTGGCCCTGGGCCTCCCCAAGGTCTACCTCCTCTACCTCTCCGCCCTAAGCTTCCTCGTCCTCCTGGGGGCCCTCCTCTATAGCCCCAAGCCTGTACGCAAAGGAGGTGGCGCATGA
- a CDS encoding DUF2939 domain-containing protein, whose translation MKARLILAGILVVALGAGYLVVSPFLTLRNLVAAVERQDAQALERYVDFPRVREGLKADLNAKILQDLRQQQDPFAALGTLLAAGLVNALVDALLTPEGLAALGTGQEPGEVPLEEVRNWRLRLQGLDRAFIHHKDEPNAGLVLERQGLRWRVVAMKLGLN comes from the coding sequence ATGAAGGCGAGGCTCATCCTGGCCGGCATTTTGGTGGTGGCCCTTGGGGCCGGGTACCTGGTGGTTTCCCCTTTCCTCACCCTGAGGAACCTGGTGGCGGCGGTAGAGCGGCAGGATGCCCAGGCCTTGGAGCGGTACGTGGACTTCCCCCGGGTACGTGAGGGCCTAAAGGCGGATCTGAACGCCAAGATCCTGCAGGACCTCCGGCAGCAGCAAGACCCCTTCGCCGCCCTGGGCACCCTCTTGGCCGCGGGCCTCGTCAATGCCTTGGTAGACGCCCTCCTGACCCCAGAGGGCCTAGCGGCCTTGGGCACGGGCCAGGAGCCGGGGGAAGTCCCCCTGGAGGAGGTGCGCAACTGGCGGCTCCGCCTTCAGGGCCTGGACCGAGCCTTCATTCACCACAAGGACGAACCCAACGCCGGCCTCGTGTTGGAGCGCCAGGGCCTGCGTTGGCGGGTGGTGGCCATGAAGCTCGGCCTCAACTAG
- the nuoK gene encoding NADH-quinone oxidoreductase subunit NuoK, whose translation MSFLYASALLFALGVYGVLTRRSAILVFLSIELMLNAANLSLVGFARAYGLEGQVAALMVIAIAAAEVAVGLGLIVAIFRHRKSTAVDELSELRG comes from the coding sequence ATGAGCTTCCTTTACGCCTCCGCCCTTCTCTTCGCCCTGGGGGTCTACGGGGTACTGACCCGCAGGAGCGCCATCCTGGTCTTCCTCTCCATCGAGCTTATGCTGAACGCCGCCAACCTCTCCCTGGTGGGCTTCGCCCGGGCCTACGGCCTCGAGGGCCAGGTGGCCGCCCTAATGGTTATCGCCATCGCCGCCGCCGAGGTGGCCGTGGGCCTGGGCCTCATCGTGGCCATCTTCCGCCACCGCAAGAGCACTGCGGTGGACGAGCTTTCCGAGCTTAGGGGGTAG
- the nuoI gene encoding NADH-quinone oxidoreductase subunit NuoI: MTLKALAQSLGITLKYLFSKPVTVPYPDAPVALKPRFHGRHVLTRHPNGLEKCIGCSLCAAACPAYAIYVEPAENDPENPVSAGERYAKVYEINMLRCIFCGLCEEACPTGAIVLGYEFEMADYQYSDLVYGKEDMLVEVVGTKPQRREARITGKGVKPGYVVPYVRPELEGFQAPLEGRKP; encoded by the coding sequence ATGACCCTGAAGGCCCTGGCGCAAAGCCTGGGGATCACCCTCAAGTACCTCTTCTCCAAACCCGTTACCGTCCCCTACCCCGACGCCCCCGTGGCCCTGAAGCCCCGCTTCCACGGGCGGCACGTCCTCACCCGGCACCCCAACGGCCTGGAGAAGTGCATCGGCTGCTCCCTCTGCGCTGCCGCCTGCCCCGCCTACGCCATCTACGTGGAGCCTGCGGAGAACGACCCGGAAAACCCGGTGTCGGCGGGGGAGCGGTACGCCAAGGTCTACGAGATCAACATGCTCCGGTGCATCTTCTGCGGCCTCTGTGAGGAGGCCTGCCCCACGGGGGCCATCGTCCTGGGTTACGAGTTTGAGATGGCGGACTACCAGTACTCCGACCTGGTCTACGGCAAGGAGGACATGCTGGTGGAGGTGGTGGGCACGAAGCCCCAGCGCCGCGAGGCCAGGATCACCGGCAAGGGGGTGAAGCCGGGCTACGTGGTGCCCTACGTCCGCCCCGAGCTGGAGGGCTTCCAGGCCCCCTTGGAGGGGAGGAAGCCATGA
- a CDS encoding DUF177 domain-containing protein, translating into MDYREVASINLARLLKQGGTARASGAVREAFHVGKERFPLEGEASWKASVASVGGHEYWLSGEVEGVVLMECRRCLKPTPTHVRAYFQHLLRYQPGLKEVVFHEEAEDEYYAFGEPDLDLLPFLTEAFVSEMPLTALCQEGCRGLCPVCGVDRNLVDCGHEAKAYHPLLGLKDLLPEP; encoded by the coding sequence ATGGACTACCGCGAGGTGGCAAGCATCAACCTGGCCCGCCTCTTGAAGCAGGGGGGTACCGCACGCGCCTCGGGGGCGGTACGGGAGGCCTTCCACGTGGGCAAGGAGCGTTTCCCCCTGGAGGGGGAGGCCTCCTGGAAGGCGAGCGTCGCCTCCGTGGGCGGGCACGAGTACTGGCTTTCCGGGGAGGTGGAGGGGGTGGTCCTCATGGAGTGCCGCCGCTGCCTCAAGCCCACCCCCACCCATGTGCGCGCCTACTTCCAGCACCTCCTCCGCTACCAGCCCGGGCTCAAGGAGGTGGTCTTCCACGAGGAGGCGGAGGACGAGTACTACGCCTTTGGGGAACCCGACCTGGACCTTCTGCCCTTCCTCACCGAGGCCTTTGTGAGCGAGATGCCCCTCACCGCGCTCTGCCAGGAAGGGTGTCGGGGCCTCTGTCCAGTGTGCGGGGTGGACCGCAACCTGGTGGACTGCGGCCACGAGGCAAAGGCCTACCACCCCCTCCTGGGCCTCAAGGACCTCCTTCCCGAACCCTAG
- a CDS encoding NADH-quinone oxidoreductase subunit N — MTLLVLALFSVALTLLGFLVSVPLFKRLVILGLSLSLLSLLLTWGRPFAFGPYEVDGVSQTFTLLALIGALWTVGLVRTGRFEFYLLVLYAALGMHLLASTKNLILMLVALEALSLPLYALATWRKGQGLEAALKYFLLGALAAAFFLYGAALHYGATGSLEAGTPGEGPLYALALGLLLVGLGFKVALAPFHFWTPDVYGGSPTPVVLFMATGVKAAAFAALLRVAAPEVLGGLTLLVALSVVLGNLAALVQKEAKRLLAYSSIAHAGYMALALYTGNAGALAFYLLTYVLATGLAFAVLSEISPDRIPLERLRGLFHKDPLLGLALFLASLSLLGLPPLAGFWGKYLVFTQAAEAGAWELLVLALVTTAISAYYYLGLGLAVFQRGEAEARPRPIPRSLALLAALSLLLLGLFPGVILPALAAGG; from the coding sequence ATGACCCTTTTGGTGCTCGCCCTCTTCTCCGTGGCCCTCACCCTCCTGGGCTTCCTCGTCTCTGTGCCCCTTTTCAAGCGCCTGGTGATCCTGGGCCTCTCCCTAAGCCTCCTCTCCCTCCTCCTCACCTGGGGAAGGCCCTTCGCCTTCGGGCCCTACGAGGTGGACGGGGTCTCCCAAACCTTCACCCTCCTCGCCCTCATCGGGGCCCTCTGGACGGTGGGCCTAGTGCGCACGGGGCGGTTTGAGTTCTACCTGCTGGTGCTCTACGCTGCCCTCGGCATGCACCTTCTCGCCTCCACCAAGAACCTCATCCTGATGCTCGTGGCCCTCGAGGCCCTCTCCCTCCCCCTTTACGCCCTGGCCACCTGGCGGAAGGGACAGGGCCTCGAGGCGGCCCTCAAGTACTTCCTCCTGGGGGCCCTGGCCGCGGCCTTCTTCCTCTACGGGGCCGCCCTCCACTACGGGGCCACGGGGAGCCTCGAGGCGGGGACCCCGGGGGAAGGCCCCCTCTACGCCCTGGCCCTGGGCCTCCTCCTGGTGGGCCTGGGCTTCAAGGTGGCCCTGGCCCCCTTCCACTTCTGGACCCCGGACGTCTACGGGGGAAGCCCCACCCCAGTGGTCCTCTTCATGGCCACGGGGGTGAAGGCAGCCGCCTTCGCCGCCCTCCTCCGGGTGGCGGCCCCTGAGGTCCTCGGGGGCCTCACCCTTCTCGTCGCCCTCTCCGTGGTCCTGGGGAACCTAGCGGCCTTGGTGCAGAAGGAGGCCAAAAGGCTCCTCGCCTACAGCTCCATCGCCCATGCGGGCTATATGGCCCTCGCCCTCTACACCGGGAACGCCGGGGCCCTGGCCTTCTACCTCCTCACCTATGTCCTCGCCACGGGGCTCGCCTTCGCCGTGCTCTCGGAGATCTCCCCGGACCGCATACCCCTGGAGCGCCTCCGGGGCCTCTTCCACAAAGACCCCCTCCTGGGCCTCGCCCTCTTCCTCGCTTCCCTCTCCCTCCTGGGCCTGCCCCCTTTGGCGGGCTTCTGGGGCAAGTACCTGGTCTTCACCCAGGCCGCCGAGGCGGGGGCCTGGGAGCTTCTGGTCCTGGCCTTGGTCACCACCGCCATAAGCGCCTACTACTACCTAGGCCTGGGGCTTGCGGTCTTCCAGAGGGGGGAGGCGGAGGCCAGGCCGAGGCCCATCCCCCGGAGCCTGGCCCTCCTCGCCGCCCTCTCCCTCCTCCTCCTGGGCCTCTTCCCCGGGGTGATCCTGCCCGCCCTGGCGGCTGGCGGCTAG
- the rpmF gene encoding 50S ribosomal protein L32, with product MAKHPVPKKKTSKARRDARRSHHALTSPTLVPCPECKAMRPPHTVCPECGYYDGRKVLEV from the coding sequence ATGGCCAAGCACCCGGTACCCAAGAAGAAGACCTCTAAGGCGCGGCGCGACGCCCGCAGGAGCCACCACGCCCTCACCTCCCCGACCCTGGTCCCCTGCCCCGAATGCAAGGCGATGCGTCCCCCCCACACCGTCTGCCCCGAGTGCGGTTACTACGATGGGCGGAAGGTCCTGGAAGTCTAG
- the nuoL gene encoding NADH-quinone oxidoreductase subunit L → MALLSVILLPLLGFALLGLLGKRMREPWPGVLASGFVLLSFLIGVGLLLGGGARFQAEWLPGIPFSLLLDSLSGLMLIIVAGVGFLIHVYAIGYMAGDPGNSRFFAYFNFFIAMMLLLVLADSYPVMFIGWEGVGLASFLLIGFWYKNAQYADSARKAFIVNRVGDLGFMLGMAILWALYGTLSISELKEALEGPLRNPSLLALAGLLLFLGAIGKSAQIPLMVWLPDAMAGPTPVSALIHAATMVTAGVYLIARSSFLFSALPDVSYAIAVIGLLTAFYGALSAFGQTDIKRIVAYSTVSQLGYMFLAAGVGAYWVALFHVFTHAFFKALLFLASGSVIHALGGEQDVRRMGGLWKHLPATRWHGLIGALALGGLPLLSGFFSKDAILAATLTYPFGGVGFYLGALLVAALTAMYAMRWFVLVFLGEERGHHHPHEAPPVMLWPNHLLALGSLLAGYLALPHPFPNALEPFLKPALAGLKAQHLSLLAEWGLIALSALVALLGLWFGYTFFQRKVLPGWYLDFETWSREAFYVDRVYNTLIVNPLKALAESLFYGDRGLLRGYFGLGGLVREVGGTLSRIQIGYLRVYVLLFVLGVLVLLGVMRW, encoded by the coding sequence GTGGCGCTTCTATCGGTAATCCTCCTTCCCCTCCTGGGGTTCGCCCTCCTGGGCCTCCTGGGCAAAAGGATGCGGGAGCCCTGGCCCGGGGTCCTGGCCTCGGGGTTCGTCCTCCTCTCCTTCCTCATCGGGGTGGGCCTCCTCCTCGGGGGCGGGGCCCGCTTCCAGGCGGAGTGGCTTCCCGGCATCCCCTTTAGCCTCCTCCTGGACAGCCTCTCCGGCCTCATGCTCATCATCGTGGCGGGCGTGGGCTTCCTCATCCACGTCTACGCCATCGGGTACATGGCAGGAGACCCAGGCAATAGCCGCTTCTTCGCCTACTTCAACTTCTTTATCGCCATGATGCTCCTCCTGGTCCTGGCCGACAGCTACCCCGTCATGTTCATCGGCTGGGAGGGGGTGGGGTTGGCCAGCTTCCTCCTCATCGGCTTCTGGTACAAGAACGCCCAGTATGCGGACAGCGCCCGCAAGGCCTTTATCGTGAACCGCGTGGGGGATCTGGGCTTCATGCTGGGCATGGCCATCCTCTGGGCGCTTTACGGGACGCTTTCCATCAGCGAACTCAAGGAGGCCTTGGAGGGCCCCTTGAGGAACCCCAGCCTCCTGGCCTTGGCAGGCCTCCTCCTCTTCCTGGGGGCCATCGGCAAGAGCGCCCAGATCCCCCTCATGGTCTGGCTTCCCGACGCCATGGCCGGCCCCACCCCGGTCTCCGCCCTCATCCATGCGGCCACCATGGTGACCGCGGGGGTCTACCTCATCGCCCGGAGCTCCTTCCTCTTTAGCGCCCTTCCCGATGTATCCTACGCCATTGCCGTCATCGGCCTCCTTACCGCCTTTTATGGGGCCCTTTCCGCCTTTGGCCAGACGGATATCAAGCGGATCGTGGCCTATTCCACCGTCAGCCAGCTGGGTTACATGTTCCTGGCGGCGGGGGTGGGGGCCTACTGGGTGGCCCTCTTCCACGTCTTCACCCACGCCTTCTTCAAGGCCCTCCTGTTCCTGGCCTCGGGGAGCGTGATCCACGCCCTGGGCGGGGAGCAGGACGTGCGCAGGATGGGCGGGCTTTGGAAACATCTGCCCGCAACCCGATGGCACGGCCTCATCGGGGCCCTGGCCCTGGGCGGGCTTCCCCTCCTCTCCGGCTTCTTTTCCAAGGACGCCATCCTCGCCGCCACCCTCACCTACCCCTTTGGGGGGGTGGGCTTCTACCTGGGAGCGCTTCTGGTGGCGGCCCTCACGGCCATGTACGCCATGCGCTGGTTCGTCCTGGTCTTCCTGGGGGAAGAGCGGGGCCACCACCACCCCCACGAGGCCCCGCCCGTGATGCTCTGGCCCAACCACCTCCTGGCCTTAGGCTCCCTCCTCGCGGGGTACCTGGCCCTGCCCCATCCTTTCCCCAACGCGCTGGAGCCCTTCCTGAAGCCCGCCTTGGCGGGGCTTAAAGCCCAGCACCTCTCCCTTCTAGCGGAGTGGGGCCTCATCGCCCTATCCGCCCTGGTGGCCCTCCTCGGGCTTTGGTTTGGCTACACCTTCTTCCAGAGAAAGGTCCTCCCCGGCTGGTACCTGGACTTTGAAACCTGGAGCCGGGAGGCCTTCTACGTGGACCGGGTCTACAACACCCTCATCGTGAACCCCTTGAAGGCCTTGGCGGAGTCCCTCTTCTACGGGGACCGGGGGCTTCTTAGGGGCTACTTCGGCCTGGGCGGCTTGGTGCGGGAGGTGGGCGGGACCTTAAGCCGGATCCAGATAGGCTATCTCAGGGTCTACGTCCTCCTCTTCGTCCTGGGGGTGCTGGTCCTCTTGGGGGTGATGCGGTGGTAA